One part of the Streptomyces lydicus genome encodes these proteins:
- a CDS encoding PP2C family protein-serine/threonine phosphatase, with translation MIRTWARGGARAGAARARRAFVFVLPGLWVLGVVGWELCHPTSGRLLQLLAAAPAIACAGTGRRQCVLLGGVCALAALVPFGAAEPAAGWAGRAMTCGAILAVVAASYLTAGRRKRLLRELECTREVAATAQRVLLRPLPARIDGMVLAADHLSASEGAVVGGDLYEVMGTRHGVRAVIGDVRGHGLEAMSTVAAMLGSFREVVHDEPELTGVLRRLERSHQRHLRERGRAEHPAGGAEPAGPLAEEFVTLLLVQIARDGAVTALNCGHPWPYRIGSREVVPVAPGEPMPPLGLFPLPEELSTVGCGRLEPGESLFLHTDGAVDIRDAAGAFFPLTNQLCSSVEAATESCVPSPTGVVGDVREALLRHAGGRLTDDVALLMLCNDRMRVPAPVTAGRAARCAGRGSSHPV, from the coding sequence ATGATCCGAACCTGGGCACGGGGCGGAGCACGCGCCGGGGCGGCCCGGGCCCGGCGGGCCTTCGTCTTCGTCCTGCCCGGCCTCTGGGTGCTCGGCGTGGTGGGCTGGGAGCTGTGCCACCCGACCAGTGGCCGGCTGTTGCAGCTCCTCGCCGCCGCTCCGGCCATCGCCTGCGCCGGCACCGGCCGCCGTCAGTGCGTGCTGCTCGGCGGGGTGTGCGCGCTGGCCGCCCTTGTCCCCTTCGGCGCGGCGGAGCCCGCGGCCGGGTGGGCCGGCCGCGCGATGACCTGCGGGGCGATCCTGGCCGTGGTCGCCGCGAGCTATCTGACGGCCGGTCGGCGCAAGCGGCTGCTGCGCGAGCTGGAGTGCACCCGCGAGGTCGCCGCGACGGCCCAACGGGTGCTGCTGCGTCCGCTGCCGGCCCGTATCGACGGGATGGTGCTGGCCGCCGACCACCTCTCCGCGAGCGAGGGCGCGGTGGTCGGCGGGGACCTCTACGAGGTCATGGGCACCCGGCACGGCGTCCGCGCGGTGATCGGGGACGTCCGGGGGCACGGCCTGGAAGCCATGAGCACGGTCGCCGCGATGCTCGGCAGCTTCCGCGAGGTGGTGCACGACGAGCCCGAACTGACCGGTGTGCTGCGCCGGCTGGAGCGCTCGCACCAGCGGCACCTGCGGGAGCGGGGCCGCGCCGAGCACCCGGCGGGCGGCGCGGAGCCGGCGGGCCCGCTCGCCGAGGAGTTCGTCACGCTGCTGCTGGTGCAGATCGCCCGGGACGGCGCGGTCACGGCGCTGAACTGCGGGCACCCGTGGCCGTACCGGATCGGCTCCCGGGAGGTGGTGCCGGTCGCGCCGGGCGAACCGATGCCGCCGCTGGGCCTGTTCCCGCTGCCCGAGGAGCTGTCCACGGTGGGCTGCGGCCGGTTGGAGCCCGGCGAGTCGCTGTTCCTGCACACGGACGGGGCGGTGGACATCCGGGACGCGGCGGGCGCGTTCTTCCCGTTGACGAACCAGCTGTGCAGCAGCGTCGAGGCGGCCACGGAGTCCTGTGTGCCGTCGCCGACCGGTGTGGTGGGGGACGTACGGGAGGCGCTGCTGCGGCACGCGGGCGGGCGGCTGACCGACGATGTGGCGCTGCTGATGCTGTGCAACGACCGGATGCGGGTACCCGCACCGGTGACGGCCGGCCGGGCGGCGCGGTGTGCCGGGCGGGGCTCTTCACACCCCGTGTGA
- the pheT gene encoding phenylalanine--tRNA ligase subunit beta encodes MRVPLSWLREYVDLPATETGRDVQAKLIDVGLEVETVERLGEGLKGPLVVGQVLTIEELEGFKKPIRFCTVDVGDANGTGEPQEIVCGARNFSVGDKVVVVLPGAVLPGDFKIAARKTYGKKSHGMICSGDELGMGDDGTHGIIVLPPEYEVGTDAIALLELVDEVLDIAVTPDRGYCLSMRGVARETATAYGLPLRDPALLDVPPPNASGYPVQVSDPIGCDRFTARTVSGLEPEARSPIWLQRRLQKAGMRPVSLAVDITNYVMLELGQPLHAYDRATVDGPIGVRRATAGEQLTTLDGTKRVLDAQDLVITDNRGPIGLAGVMGGANTEIAGAVTDPETGQVRGTTDVVIEAAHFDAISIARTARRHKLSSEAAKRFERGVDPEAASAAAQRTVDLLVLLGGGTAGEGVTEVVSPRGPRTITVPADHPDKVAGVAYGRETVVRRLQQVGCDVYGQDELVVTVPSWRPDLSDPNDLAEEVIRLEGYENLPSTLPKPPAGRGLTERQRLHRRVGRALAGAGYVEALNYPFTGSHVLDQLGIEPDDPRRSAVTLVNPLSDEEPDLRTTLIPGLLGALRRNYGRGSHDLALFETGPVFRATGDEKAASRLVVDRRPTDDEIASLDASLPQQPRRAAVVLTGAREQAGWWGEGRPAIWADAIEAGRAVAREAGVELIVRQDQHAPFHPGRCAALLALVDGEEVLVGNAGELHPRVIKAMALPERTCAMEIDLDRLERAGTGALKAPTISSFPVATQDVALIVDGGVPAADVEAALRDGAGELLESLRLFDVFTGEQLGAGKKSLAYALRFRAPDRTLTAEEASAARDAAVATAVERTGAALRG; translated from the coding sequence ATGCGGGTCCCGCTTTCTTGGCTGCGGGAGTACGTCGACCTGCCGGCGACGGAGACCGGCCGTGACGTGCAGGCCAAGCTCATCGACGTCGGCCTGGAGGTCGAGACCGTCGAGCGCCTCGGCGAGGGGCTCAAGGGCCCGCTCGTCGTCGGCCAGGTGCTGACCATCGAGGAGCTGGAGGGCTTCAAGAAGCCGATCCGCTTCTGCACGGTCGACGTCGGTGACGCCAACGGCACCGGAGAGCCGCAGGAGATCGTCTGCGGCGCGCGCAACTTCTCGGTCGGCGACAAGGTCGTGGTCGTCCTTCCCGGCGCCGTGCTGCCCGGCGACTTCAAGATCGCCGCGCGCAAGACGTACGGCAAGAAGTCGCACGGCATGATCTGCTCCGGCGACGAGCTCGGCATGGGCGACGACGGCACGCACGGCATCATCGTGCTGCCGCCCGAGTACGAGGTCGGCACCGACGCCATCGCGCTGCTGGAGCTGGTCGACGAGGTGCTGGACATCGCCGTCACCCCGGACCGCGGCTACTGCCTGTCGATGCGCGGTGTGGCCCGCGAGACCGCGACCGCGTACGGCCTGCCGCTGCGCGACCCCGCGCTGCTCGACGTGCCGCCGCCGAACGCCTCCGGCTACCCGGTCCAGGTCTCCGACCCGATCGGCTGCGACCGCTTCACCGCGCGCACCGTCAGCGGTCTGGAGCCCGAGGCGCGTTCGCCGATCTGGCTGCAGCGCCGGCTGCAGAAGGCCGGGATGCGCCCGGTCTCGCTGGCCGTCGACATCACCAACTACGTGATGCTGGAGCTCGGCCAGCCGCTGCACGCCTACGACCGGGCCACCGTCGACGGCCCGATCGGCGTCCGCCGGGCCACCGCCGGTGAGCAGCTGACCACCCTGGATGGCACCAAGCGGGTGCTGGACGCGCAGGACCTGGTCATCACCGACAACCGCGGCCCGATCGGCCTCGCCGGTGTCATGGGCGGTGCCAACACCGAGATCGCGGGTGCCGTCACCGACCCCGAGACCGGTCAGGTGCGCGGTACCACCGACGTCGTGATCGAGGCCGCGCACTTCGACGCGATCTCCATCGCCCGTACGGCCCGCCGGCACAAGCTGTCCTCCGAGGCGGCCAAGCGCTTCGAGCGCGGCGTCGACCCGGAGGCCGCGTCCGCCGCCGCGCAGCGGACCGTCGACCTGCTGGTGCTGCTCGGCGGCGGCACCGCGGGGGAGGGCGTCACCGAGGTCGTCTCGCCCCGCGGGCCGCGCACGATCACCGTCCCCGCCGACCACCCGGACAAGGTCGCCGGTGTGGCGTACGGCCGGGAGACCGTCGTCCGCCGCCTCCAGCAGGTCGGTTGCGACGTCTACGGCCAGGACGAGCTGGTCGTGACCGTGCCGTCCTGGCGGCCGGACCTCTCCGACCCGAACGACCTGGCCGAAGAGGTCATCCGGCTGGAGGGCTACGAGAACCTGCCCTCCACCCTGCCTAAGCCGCCGGCCGGCCGCGGGCTGACCGAGCGTCAGCGGCTGCACCGCAGGGTCGGCCGGGCGCTGGCCGGCGCGGGCTACGTCGAGGCGCTGAACTACCCGTTCACCGGCTCGCACGTCCTCGACCAGCTCGGCATCGAGCCGGACGACCCGCGCCGCTCGGCGGTCACGCTGGTCAACCCGCTCTCCGACGAGGAGCCCGACCTCCGTACGACGCTGATCCCGGGGCTGCTCGGCGCGCTGCGCCGCAACTACGGCCGCGGGTCGCACGACCTCGCGCTCTTCGAGACCGGTCCGGTCTTCCGGGCGACCGGCGACGAGAAGGCGGCCAGCCGGCTGGTCGTCGACCGCCGGCCGACCGACGACGAGATCGCCTCGCTGGACGCCTCGCTGCCGCAGCAGCCGCGGCGCGCCGCGGTGGTGCTCACCGGGGCCCGTGAGCAGGCCGGCTGGTGGGGCGAGGGCCGCCCGGCGATCTGGGCGGACGCCATCGAGGCGGGCCGTGCGGTCGCGCGTGAGGCGGGCGTCGAGCTGATCGTCCGGCAGGACCAGCACGCCCCGTTCCACCCGGGCCGGTGCGCGGCGCTGCTCGCGCTCGTCGACGGCGAGGAGGTGCTCGTCGGCAACGCCGGTGAGCTGCACCCGCGGGTCATCAAGGCGATGGCCCTGCCGGAGCGCACCTGCGCGATGGAGATCGACCTGGACCGCCTGGAGCGGGCCGGCACCGGGGCGCTGAAGGCGCCCACGATCTCCTCCTTCCCGGTGGCCACCCAGGACGTCGCGCTGATCGTCGACGGCGGCGTGCCGGCGGCGGACGTCGAGGCCGCGCTGCGCGACGGTGCGGGCGAACTGCTGGAGTCGCTGCGGCTGTTCGACGTCTTCACCGGCGAGCAGCTCGGCGCGGGCAAGAAGTCGCTGGCGTACGCGCTGCGCTTCCGCGCCCCGGACCGGACGCTGACCGCGGAGGAGGCCAGCGCGGCGCGTGACGCGGCGGTGGCGACGGCCGTGGAGCGGACCGGAGCGGCGCTGCGGGGCTGA
- the rpmI gene encoding 50S ribosomal protein L35 — protein sequence MPKNKTHSGASKRFKVTGSGKVLRERAGKRHLLEHKSSRVTRRLTGNAEMAPGDAAKIKKLLGK from the coding sequence ATGCCGAAGAACAAGACGCACAGCGGTGCCAGCAAGCGCTTCAAGGTCACCGGCTCCGGCAAGGTGCTGCGTGAGCGCGCCGGCAAGCGCCACCTGCTCGAGCACAAGTCGTCCCGCGTGACGCGTCGCCTCACCGGCAACGCCGAGATGGCCCCGGGCGACGCCGCGAAGATCAAGAAGCTTCTCGGCAAGTGA
- the pheS gene encoding phenylalanine--tRNA ligase subunit alpha, whose product MSAPNKSYDPVEVEALKPEEIAARLDEALAAVAAADSLEALREVKAAHAGDRSPLALANREIGALPPHAKAEAGKRVGQARGRVNQALKARQEELEAERDARVLVEEAVDVTLPHDRTPAGARHPLTTFMERVADVFVAMGYEIAEGPEVEAEWFNFDALNFVPDHPARQMQDTFFVQGNGTEGDESGVVLRTHTSPVQARTLVDREPPVYVVCPGRVYRTDELDATHSPVFHQIELLAVDEGLTMADLKGTLDHMVRALFGPDMKTRLRPNYFPFTEPSAEMDMVCYVCRGESVGNPDRPCRTCSSEGWIELGGCGMVNPKVLVACGVDPEKYSGFAFGFGIDRMLMFRHNVEDMRDMFEGDVRFTRPFGMEI is encoded by the coding sequence ATGTCCGCACCCAATAAGTCGTACGACCCTGTCGAGGTCGAAGCCCTGAAACCGGAAGAGATCGCCGCCCGGCTGGACGAGGCGCTCGCCGCCGTCGCCGCCGCGGATTCTCTGGAGGCGCTGCGTGAGGTGAAGGCCGCCCACGCCGGCGACCGGTCGCCGCTCGCCCTCGCCAACCGCGAGATCGGCGCGCTGCCCCCGCACGCCAAGGCGGAGGCCGGCAAGCGCGTCGGCCAGGCCCGCGGCCGGGTCAACCAGGCGCTCAAGGCCCGCCAGGAGGAGCTGGAGGCGGAGCGTGACGCCCGGGTGCTCGTCGAGGAGGCGGTGGACGTCACACTGCCCCACGACCGCACCCCGGCCGGCGCCCGGCACCCGCTGACCACCTTCATGGAGCGGGTCGCCGACGTCTTCGTGGCGATGGGCTACGAGATCGCCGAGGGCCCCGAGGTCGAGGCCGAGTGGTTCAACTTCGACGCCCTGAACTTCGTGCCGGACCACCCGGCGCGCCAGATGCAGGACACCTTCTTCGTGCAGGGCAACGGGACCGAGGGCGATGAGTCCGGCGTCGTGCTGCGCACCCACACCTCGCCGGTCCAGGCCCGTACGCTCGTCGACCGCGAGCCGCCGGTCTACGTCGTCTGCCCGGGGCGGGTCTACCGCACCGACGAGCTGGACGCCACGCACTCCCCGGTCTTCCACCAGATCGAGCTGCTGGCCGTCGACGAGGGCCTGACCATGGCCGACCTCAAGGGCACCCTCGACCACATGGTCCGGGCGCTCTTCGGCCCGGACATGAAGACCCGGCTGCGGCCGAACTACTTCCCGTTCACCGAGCCGTCCGCCGAGATGGACATGGTCTGCTACGTCTGCCGTGGCGAGTCCGTGGGCAACCCCGACCGCCCGTGCCGCACCTGCTCCAGCGAGGGCTGGATCGAGCTGGGCGGCTGCGGAATGGTCAACCCCAAGGTGCTCGTCGCCTGTGGCGTCGACCCCGAGAAGTACAGCGGGTTCGCCTTCGGGTTCGGCATCGACCGGATGCTGATGTTCCGGCACAACGTGGAAGACATGCGTGACATGTTCGAGGGCGACGTCCGGTTCACCCGGCCGTTCGGGATGGAGATCTGA
- a CDS encoding NUDIX domain-containing protein, translating to MRWNNLSEKPVYANPWFRVNLADVELPDGRHLEHFLIRMRPVAVATVVNEANEVLLLWRHRFITDTWGWELAAGVVEDGEDPAAAAAREMEEETGWRPGPLRHLLTVEPSNGLTDARHHIYWSDEGEYLGLPQDDFESDRREWVALKLVPDMVARGEVPAANMAAALLMLHHLRLG from the coding sequence GTGCGTTGGAACAATCTCAGCGAGAAGCCCGTCTATGCGAACCCGTGGTTCCGGGTCAATCTGGCCGATGTGGAGCTGCCCGACGGCCGGCATCTGGAGCACTTCCTGATCCGGATGCGGCCGGTCGCCGTGGCGACCGTGGTCAACGAGGCCAATGAGGTGCTGCTGCTGTGGCGGCACCGGTTCATCACCGACACCTGGGGCTGGGAGCTGGCCGCCGGGGTCGTCGAGGACGGCGAGGACCCCGCGGCGGCGGCCGCCCGTGAGATGGAGGAGGAGACCGGGTGGCGTCCCGGGCCCCTCCGGCATCTGCTCACGGTGGAGCCGTCCAACGGCCTCACCGACGCCCGGCACCACATCTACTGGTCGGACGAGGGCGAGTACCTCGGCCTGCCGCAGGACGACTTCGAGTCCGACCGGCGGGAGTGGGTGGCGTTGAAGCTGGTTCCCGACATGGTGGCGCGGGGGGAGGTGCCGGCCGCCAACATGGCCGCCGCCCTGCTGATGCTGCACCACCTCCGGCTGGGGTGA
- a CDS encoding 3-hydroxybutyryl-CoA dehydrogenase: MADIARVGVVGCGQMGAGIAEVCARAGLDVMVAETTGEALELGRTRLTNSLGKAAERGKLTVAERDATLGRLSFTTDLGEFSDRDLVIEAVVETEQVKTEIFQVLDQVVTRPDAILASNTSSIPLVKLAVATSRPDQVIGIHFFNPAPVQKLVELIPALTTSEETIKRAEALVQNVLGKHAIRAQDRSGFVVNALLIPYLLSAIRMFESGIASREDIDNGMELGCAHPMGPLKLSDLIGLDTVASVAASMYEEYKEPLYAAPPLLQRMVDAGRLGRKSGSGFYPY, from the coding sequence ATCGCCGACATTGCACGCGTCGGAGTGGTCGGCTGCGGCCAGATGGGCGCAGGCATCGCCGAGGTGTGCGCCCGCGCCGGGCTGGACGTCATGGTCGCCGAGACCACCGGCGAGGCACTGGAGCTGGGCCGCACCCGCTTGACCAACTCCCTCGGCAAGGCCGCCGAGCGCGGCAAGCTCACCGTCGCGGAGCGCGATGCGACGCTCGGCCGGCTGAGCTTCACCACCGACCTCGGCGAGTTCTCCGACCGCGACCTGGTGATCGAGGCCGTCGTCGAGACCGAGCAGGTCAAGACCGAGATCTTCCAGGTCCTCGATCAGGTGGTCACCCGCCCGGACGCCATCCTGGCGTCCAACACCTCCTCGATCCCGCTGGTGAAGCTGGCGGTGGCCACCTCCCGCCCCGACCAGGTCATCGGCATCCACTTCTTCAACCCGGCCCCGGTGCAGAAGCTGGTGGAGCTGATCCCCGCCCTCACCACGTCCGAGGAGACCATCAAGCGCGCCGAGGCACTCGTCCAGAACGTCCTCGGCAAGCACGCCATCCGTGCCCAGGACCGCTCCGGATTCGTCGTCAACGCCCTGCTCATCCCGTACCTGCTGTCCGCGATCCGGATGTTCGAGTCGGGCATCGCCAGCCGCGAGGACATCGACAACGGCATGGAGCTGGGCTGCGCCCACCCGATGGGCCCGCTGAAGCTGTCCGACCTGATCGGCCTGGACACCGTGGCCTCGGTCGCCGCCTCGATGTACGAGGAGTACAAGGAGCCCCTGTACGCCGCTCCCCCGCTGCTCCAGCGCATGGTCGACGCGGGGCGGCTGGGCCGGAAGTCGGGGTCGGGGTTCTACCCGTACTGA
- a CDS encoding transcriptional regulator: MEPNTLLDAILDEAGISHAGLAARINRLGSGRGLALRYEHTAVARWLKGQRPRGQVPDLICEILAERLHRPVGLADIGLSGPGPSRAADTPLSGFVERATALWRSDEQQRPHLLDAPALTGTSAVIPVWEWENPPEDQDVSRDGLTRVGTADIEMLRAARTHYEQMYRKAGGIATRARIVGFLNSEAAPLLRGSYSDATGRQLHRATGGLVAVAGICAYDSDALGLAQRYFHQALRLAKASGDRGLGAYVIALLVNQSLFVREYRQAVAFAEAALRAAGPQITPALSADLYAMQAKSYARLGDGASALACIRRAEAAAERIRPGLEPAETGYVQPGLVNVQVAEALLSLGDLRAAREQADAAVDTPAHDRGRVHRLAMLTHIELRQGDADRAVADAAQMTEHARGMESQRLRDRLRAVREHLAETGSAATDEAADLIDEVLRVPL, encoded by the coding sequence ATGGAGCCCAACACCCTGCTCGATGCGATTCTCGACGAGGCCGGGATCTCGCACGCGGGACTGGCGGCACGGATCAACCGTCTGGGGAGCGGCCGCGGACTGGCGCTGCGGTACGAACACACTGCGGTGGCCCGGTGGTTGAAGGGTCAGCGGCCGCGCGGGCAGGTACCGGACCTGATCTGCGAGATCCTCGCCGAGCGGCTGCACCGGCCGGTCGGGCTGGCCGACATCGGGCTGAGCGGGCCGGGCCCGAGCCGCGCCGCCGACACCCCGCTCTCCGGCTTCGTGGAGCGCGCCACCGCGCTGTGGCGGTCCGACGAACAGCAGCGCCCGCACCTCCTCGACGCCCCGGCCCTCACCGGCACCTCGGCGGTCATCCCCGTATGGGAGTGGGAGAACCCGCCCGAGGACCAGGACGTGTCGCGCGACGGGCTGACCCGGGTCGGCACGGCCGACATCGAGATGCTGCGCGCCGCACGGACCCACTACGAGCAGATGTACCGGAAGGCGGGTGGTATCGCGACCAGAGCACGCATCGTGGGATTCCTCAACTCCGAGGCGGCGCCGCTGCTGCGGGGCAGCTACAGCGATGCGACGGGGCGGCAGCTCCACCGGGCGACCGGTGGGCTGGTCGCGGTCGCCGGCATCTGCGCGTACGACTCGGACGCTCTCGGGCTGGCCCAGCGCTACTTCCATCAGGCGCTGCGGCTGGCCAAGGCCAGCGGGGACCGCGGCCTCGGCGCGTACGTCATCGCACTGCTGGTCAACCAGTCCCTCTTCGTACGGGAATACCGCCAGGCGGTCGCCTTCGCGGAGGCGGCGCTGCGGGCCGCAGGCCCGCAGATCACCCCGGCGCTCTCCGCGGACCTCTACGCGATGCAGGCCAAGTCCTATGCCCGGCTCGGGGACGGCGCGAGCGCGCTGGCCTGCATCCGGCGCGCGGAGGCGGCCGCGGAGCGCATCCGGCCGGGGCTGGAGCCGGCCGAGACCGGCTATGTGCAGCCCGGCCTGGTGAACGTGCAAGTGGCGGAGGCGCTGCTCAGCCTCGGTGACCTGCGGGCCGCCAGGGAACAGGCGGACGCCGCCGTCGACACCCCCGCACACGACCGCGGCCGGGTCCACCGGCTGGCCATGCTCACTCACATCGAGCTGCGCCAAGGGGATGCGGACCGGGCCGTGGCCGACGCCGCGCAGATGACCGAGCACGCTCGGGGCATGGAGTCGCAACGGTTGCGGGACCGGCTGCGGGCGGTGCGCGAGCATCTGGCCGAGACCGGGAGCGCCGCGACGGACGAGGCCGCCGATCTCATCGACGAGGTGCTGCGCGTTCCGTTGTGA
- a CDS encoding TrmH family RNA methyltransferase, protein MGTPELISPRSPRVTAARRLARRAFRGKERRFIAEGPQAVREAITHRAGGEPTLVELFATAEAAERHTEIVEAARAAGVRVHLADDRTVADISQTVTPQGLLGVCRFLDSPFEDILAARPRLVAVLANVRDPGNAGTVLRCADAAGADAVVLTDASVDLYNPKSVRASVGSLFHLPVAVGVPVEQVVAGLKGVGVRLLAADGAGDRDLDAELDAGSMGGPTAWVFGNEAWGLPEETRALADAVVRVPIHGRAESLNLATAAAVCLYASARAQRGRGGCRAVSPA, encoded by the coding sequence ATGGGCACCCCCGAGCTGATCTCCCCGCGTTCCCCGCGTGTCACCGCCGCCCGGCGGCTGGCCCGCCGCGCCTTCCGCGGCAAGGAGCGCCGGTTCATCGCCGAGGGCCCGCAGGCCGTACGGGAGGCCATCACGCACCGCGCCGGGGGCGAGCCCACCCTCGTCGAGCTGTTCGCCACCGCCGAGGCCGCCGAGCGGCACACCGAGATCGTCGAGGCGGCCCGGGCCGCCGGGGTGCGGGTGCACCTCGCCGACGACCGGACCGTCGCCGACATCTCCCAGACCGTCACCCCGCAGGGCCTGCTCGGCGTCTGCCGCTTCCTCGACTCGCCCTTCGAGGACATCCTCGCGGCCCGCCCGCGGCTGGTCGCGGTGCTCGCCAACGTCCGCGACCCCGGCAACGCCGGTACGGTGCTGCGCTGCGCGGACGCCGCCGGCGCGGACGCGGTGGTGCTGACCGACGCCTCCGTGGACCTCTACAACCCCAAGTCCGTCCGCGCGTCGGTCGGTTCGCTCTTCCACCTCCCGGTCGCGGTCGGGGTACCGGTCGAGCAGGTGGTGGCCGGCCTCAAGGGCGTGGGCGTCCGCCTCCTCGCGGCGGACGGCGCGGGCGACCGCGACCTGGACGCCGAGCTGGACGCCGGCTCCATGGGCGGGCCCACCGCCTGGGTGTTCGGCAACGAGGCGTGGGGACTTCCCGAGGAGACCCGGGCGCTGGCGGACGCCGTCGTACGGGTCCCCATCCACGGCCGGGCGGAGAGCCTCAACCTCGCCACCGCCGCCGCGGTCTGCCTCTACGCCTCCGCCCGCGCCCAGCGCGGCCGCGGTGGCTGCCGCGCGGTGTCACCCGCCTGA
- a CDS encoding sensor histidine kinase, which yields MSVSTSGSTVAADGCPSEGPGAGSAIDPDDLPDGLVVADATGRVVCFNAAAARITGITPGDALGRPVDVALPLQDIEGRRWWRLTDPYGGLAIRRGQPERNLLLGGREVLVSARYVRSRPTGPVERLVIALRGTEARRRTELSHAELIATVAHELRSPLTSVKGFTATLLQKWERFTDDQKRLMLETVDADANRVTRLIAELLDISRIDSGRLEVRRQRVDMIAAVRRHVQAQTTAGQLPDRFLIRMREPLPDLWADPDKVDQVLGNLLENAVRHGEGTVTIEVGPASEATSTEGTSVTVSDEGPGIPEESMSRVFTRFWRGSKRGGTGLGLYIVKGIVEAHGGTITVGRAPAGGAQFRFSLPVATPAFMS from the coding sequence ATGAGTGTGAGCACGTCCGGCAGCACGGTCGCCGCTGACGGCTGCCCGTCCGAGGGGCCGGGGGCCGGTTCCGCGATCGACCCCGACGACCTGCCGGACGGCCTGGTCGTCGCCGACGCCACCGGCCGGGTCGTCTGCTTCAACGCCGCGGCCGCCCGGATCACCGGCATCACCCCCGGCGACGCGCTCGGCCGCCCCGTCGACGTGGCGCTGCCGCTCCAGGACATCGAAGGGCGCCGCTGGTGGCGGCTGACCGACCCCTACGGCGGCCTCGCCATCCGCCGCGGCCAGCCCGAGCGCAATCTGCTGCTCGGCGGCCGTGAGGTGCTGGTCTCCGCGCGCTACGTACGGAGCCGGCCGACCGGCCCCGTGGAGCGGCTGGTGATCGCGCTGCGAGGTACCGAGGCCCGGCGGCGCACGGAACTCAGCCACGCCGAGCTGATCGCCACCGTCGCCCATGAGCTCCGTTCGCCGCTGACGTCCGTCAAGGGCTTCACCGCCACCCTCCTCCAGAAGTGGGAACGCTTCACCGACGACCAGAAGCGGCTGATGCTGGAGACGGTGGACGCCGACGCCAACCGCGTCACCCGGCTGATCGCCGAGCTGCTGGACATCTCCCGTATCGACTCCGGGCGGCTGGAGGTGCGCCGGCAGCGGGTCGACATGATCGCCGCGGTGCGCCGGCACGTCCAGGCGCAGACCACCGCCGGCCAGCTGCCCGACCGTTTCCTGATCCGGATGCGGGAACCGCTGCCCGATCTGTGGGCGGACCCGGACAAGGTGGACCAGGTGCTGGGCAACCTGCTGGAAAATGCGGTGCGCCACGGCGAGGGAACGGTCACCATCGAGGTCGGACCAGCATCGGAAGCGACGAGCACGGAGGGGACGAGCGTCACCGTGAGCGACGAGGGCCCCGGTATCCCGGAGGAGTCGATGAGCCGCGTCTTCACCCGCTTCTGGCGGGGCAGCAAGCGCGGCGGCACCGGCCTGGGCCTGTACATCGTCAAGGGCATCGTCGAGGCCCACGGCGGGACGATCACGGTCGGCCGGGCCCCCGCCGGCGGCGCACAGTTCCGATTCAGCCTGCCCGTCGCGACGCCGGCCTTCATGAGCTAG
- the rplT gene encoding 50S ribosomal protein L20, translating to MARVKRAVNAHKKRRAILEQASGYRGQRSRLYRKAKEQVTHSLVYNYNDRKKRKGDFRQLWIQRINAAARANGMTYNRFIQGLKAANIEVDRKILADLAVNDVNAFAALVEVAQKALPSDVNAPKAA from the coding sequence GTGGCACGCGTCAAGCGGGCAGTCAACGCCCACAAGAAGCGCCGGGCGATCCTCGAGCAGGCCAGTGGCTACCGTGGCCAGCGCTCCCGCCTGTACCGCAAGGCGAAGGAGCAGGTCACCCACTCCCTCGTCTACAACTACAACGACCGCAAGAAGCGCAAGGGCGACTTCCGTCAGCTGTGGATCCAGCGCATCAACGCCGCTGCCCGCGCCAACGGCATGACCTACAACCGCTTCATCCAGGGTCTGAAGGCCGCCAACATCGAGGTGGACCGCAAGATCCTCGCTGACCTCGCGGTCAACGACGTGAACGCGTTCGCCGCGCTCGTCGAGGTCGCCCAGAAGGCGCTTCCGAGCGACGTCAACGCCCCGAAGGCTGCCTGA